In the Mycolicibacter sp. MU0102 genome, one interval contains:
- a CDS encoding MFS transporter, with translation MTEAVVHDSAVSAGSWRELLGRRYLGTAAVLAGGVALYATNEFLTISLLPNTIKDIGGERFYAWVTTLYLVGSVIAAAAANAVLVRVGSRLAYLIGLLSFGLGTVLCALAPEMEVLLIGRTLQGMGGGLLAGLGWALINAVLPSWLWTRASGLVSAMWGVGTLVGPAAGGLFAQFGIWRWAFGLMAILTVAMGVAVSVVLPAGSTGHRGEPVKFPVRSLLLLGGAALAVSVAQLPRSLVAAMGLLLVGGALLAVFLVVDRRSSAAVLPSSAFQPGREKWIYLTLGLLMATTKANLYIPLLGQRLAHLPPVMAGFLGAALSTGWTFSEIASASVSKVRVVIGLVISAPLVMSAGLAVVAFARMSHYNPTAVGAIWALALLVVGIGVGAGWPHLSAWAMSCVDDPAEGGTAAAAVNTVTLIGGAFGAGIAGLVVNTAMSAGQPAARWLFAIFAVLAAMGFVVAYRASRGAGELVGGAA, from the coding sequence CTGACTGAAGCAGTGGTGCATGACTCCGCTGTAAGCGCTGGCAGCTGGCGTGAGCTGCTCGGTAGGCGCTATTTGGGCACCGCGGCCGTTCTGGCTGGCGGTGTGGCCCTGTACGCCACCAACGAGTTCCTGACGATCAGCCTGCTGCCCAACACCATCAAGGACATCGGCGGCGAGCGGTTCTACGCCTGGGTGACCACCCTGTACCTGGTCGGATCGGTGATCGCCGCAGCCGCGGCCAACGCGGTGCTGGTCCGAGTGGGTTCCCGATTGGCCTACCTGATCGGCCTGCTGTCCTTCGGCCTGGGCACGGTGCTCTGTGCGCTGGCGCCCGAGATGGAAGTCCTGTTGATCGGCCGCACCCTGCAGGGCATGGGCGGCGGCCTGTTGGCCGGGCTGGGATGGGCGCTGATCAACGCCGTCCTGCCCAGCTGGCTGTGGACCCGGGCCTCGGGGCTGGTGTCCGCCATGTGGGGTGTCGGCACCCTGGTCGGCCCGGCGGCCGGTGGCCTGTTCGCCCAGTTCGGCATCTGGCGGTGGGCGTTCGGACTCATGGCGATACTGACCGTGGCGATGGGCGTGGCGGTCAGCGTGGTGCTGCCCGCCGGGAGCACCGGGCACCGCGGCGAACCCGTGAAGTTCCCGGTGCGGTCGCTGCTGCTGCTGGGCGGTGCCGCACTGGCGGTCAGTGTCGCCCAATTGCCGCGCAGCCTGGTCGCTGCGATGGGGCTGCTACTGGTCGGCGGGGCCCTGCTGGCCGTGTTTCTGGTCGTGGACCGGCGCTCGTCTGCGGCGGTGCTGCCGTCCAGCGCCTTCCAGCCCGGCCGCGAGAAATGGATCTACCTGACCCTGGGCCTGCTGATGGCCACCACCAAGGCCAACCTGTACATCCCGCTGCTCGGGCAGCGGTTGGCCCACCTGCCGCCGGTGATGGCCGGCTTCCTGGGCGCGGCGCTGTCGACCGGTTGGACGTTCAGCGAGATCGCCAGCGCGTCGGTGAGCAAGGTGCGGGTGGTCATCGGCCTGGTGATCAGCGCGCCGCTGGTGATGTCGGCGGGTTTGGCGGTGGTCGCGTTCGCCCGGATGAGCCACTACAACCCGACCGCGGTCGGCGCGATCTGGGCGCTGGCTCTGCTGGTCGTCGGCATCGGTGTCGGCGCCGGCTGGCCGCACCTGTCGGCGTGGGCGATGAGCTGCGTCGACGATCCTGCCGAGGGCGGAACCGCTGCCGCCGCCGTCAACACCGTCACGTTGATCGGCGGGGCGTTCGGTGCAGGCATCGCCGGCCTGGTGGTCAACACCGCGA